One genomic segment of Burkholderiales bacterium includes these proteins:
- a CDS encoding pilus assembly protein PilP, whose protein sequence is MKRLIAFLPLLFLAACGGSADDPREFVKNAGKDLRGKVPPLPEVKPFEPFTYEATDLPDPFKPRKLEPPKGGGGLTPDFNRPKEALENYPLESLKMVGTLSQGKTTYAIIKTPDNSLYRVKPGNHMGQNFGIITQVTENEVKLTEIVQDSAGDWIERAASLTLSEETAPAKK, encoded by the coding sequence ATGAAGCGCCTCATCGCCTTCCTTCCCCTGTTGTTCCTCGCCGCCTGCGGCGGGTCCGCAGACGATCCGCGGGAGTTCGTGAAAAACGCCGGCAAGGATTTGCGCGGCAAGGTGCCTCCCCTGCCCGAGGTGAAGCCCTTCGAGCCTTTCACCTACGAGGCCACCGACCTGCCCGATCCTTTCAAGCCGCGCAAACTGGAGCCGCCCAAGGGGGGCGGCGGTCTCACACCGGATTTCAACCGGCCCAAGGAAGCCCTGGAAAACTACCCCCTGGAAAGCCTGAAGATGGTGGGCACCTTAAGCCAGGGCAAGACCACCTACGCCATCATCAAAACGCCGGACAACAGCCTCTACCGCGTCAAGCCCGGTAACCACATGGGACAGAACTTCGGCATCATCACCCAGGTTACCGAGAACGAGGTGAAACTCACCGAAATCGTCCAGGACAGCGCAGGCGACTGGATCGAGCGCGCCGCCTCCCTCACCCTCAGCGAAGAGACGGCGCCGGCGAAGAAATAG
- a CDS encoding type 4a pilus biogenesis protein PilO gives MSLIDDLNKLNLREIGIWPAPFKIAAMVILFALIVTAGYFLVWRDQFDQLDRARQEEQKLRNEFLEKKKQAVNLDLYRQQLAEIEQAFGALVRQLPNKSEMDALITDINQAGLGRGLEFELFKPGQETIKGEIAELPIAIKVSGDYHDLGRFASDIAQLPRIVNLRDINIYPAKDGKLIMEATAVTYRYLDEEELAAQRKAAREAKQKGGRK, from the coding sequence ATGAGCCTGATCGACGATCTCAACAAGCTGAATCTGCGGGAAATCGGCATCTGGCCGGCCCCCTTCAAGATCGCCGCCATGGTGATCCTCTTCGCCCTCATCGTGACGGCGGGCTATTTCCTCGTCTGGCGCGACCAGTTCGACCAATTGGACCGGGCACGCCAGGAGGAACAGAAACTGCGCAACGAGTTCCTGGAGAAGAAAAAACAGGCGGTCAACCTCGACCTCTACCGCCAGCAGCTCGCGGAAATCGAGCAGGCCTTCGGCGCACTGGTGCGGCAGTTGCCCAACAAGTCCGAAATGGATGCCCTGATCACCGACATCAACCAAGCAGGCCTGGGGCGCGGCCTGGAGTTCGAACTCTTCAAGCCAGGGCAGGAAACCATCAAGGGTGAAATCGCGGAGCTGCCCATCGCCATCAAGGTGAGCGGGGACTATCACGATCTCGGACGCTTTGCCAGTGACATTGCCCAACTGCCGCGCATCGTCAATCTGCGCGACATCAACATCTATCCGGCCAAGGACGGCAAGCTGATCATGGAGGCCACTGCGGTCACCTACCGTTACCTGGACGAGGAAGAGCTCGCCGCGCAGCGCAAGGCGGCGCGGGAAGCCAAGCAAAAGGGGGGTCGGAAATGA
- a CDS encoding PilN domain-containing protein — translation MIRINLLPHREAKRRARQREMIVVAVGVAILGALTVFAGSLVIGGMIEHQEENNRYLKSEIAKLDKDIQEIKNLKEKTQLLLDRKRVVEELQAGRTTAVRLLDQLVRQLPPGMYLKAIKQTGNKINIQGYTQSNARVSTLMRNLDASPWLENPQLVEIKAVTVNNVRANEFSLDVTLSVPAEAKAQAAQAPAAPVKDKRS, via the coding sequence ATGATCCGCATCAACCTCCTCCCCCACCGGGAAGCAAAACGCAGGGCCCGCCAGCGGGAAATGATTGTCGTCGCCGTGGGCGTGGCCATCCTGGGCGCGCTCACCGTGTTCGCCGGCTCTCTGGTCATCGGTGGCATGATCGAACACCAGGAGGAAAACAACCGTTATCTCAAATCCGAGATCGCCAAGCTGGACAAGGACATCCAGGAAATCAAGAACCTCAAGGAAAAAACCCAGCTTCTCCTCGACCGCAAGAGAGTGGTGGAGGAACTGCAGGCCGGACGCACCACTGCCGTGCGGCTTCTCGACCAGCTCGTGCGCCAGCTGCCGCCGGGCATGTATCTGAAAGCCATCAAGCAGACCGGCAACAAGATCAACATCCAGGGCTACACCCAGTCCAATGCCCGCGTGTCCACCCTCATGCGCAACCTGGATGCCTCGCCTTGGCTGGAGAACCCGCAGCTCGTGGAAATCAAGGCGGTCACCGTCAACAACGTGCGCGCCAACGAGTTCTCCCTCGACGTCACTCTGTCCGTGCCGGCGGAAGCGAAAGCCCAGGCTGCGCAAGCCCCGGCTGCCCCAGTCAAGGATAAGCGGTCATGA
- a CDS encoding pilus assembly protein PilM yields the protein MVEIEEAGKHAFRVERYAIESLPKDAVVDGNIMNLDAVADTIRRAWKKLGSRIRNVALALPAGAVITKKIILPAGLREEELEVQVEAEANQYIPFALDEVNLDFQVLGPAPSGPEEVEVLIAAARKEKVEDRVAAAESAELKAVVMDVDSYATLTAYELIAPQLPNGGRGQTVAIVDIGAAMMHINVVHDNQPIYLREQTFGGNQLTQEIQRRYSLSAEEAEMAKRQGGLPENYETEVLQPFMDTLALEVARALQFFFSSSQFSHVDHILLGGGCAMLPGLDEIVATRTQVSTMIANPFANMALSSRIKPRQLTQDAPALLVAAGLAMRRFDT from the coding sequence GCGTCGAGCGTTACGCCATCGAGAGCCTGCCCAAGGATGCGGTGGTGGATGGCAACATCATGAACCTCGATGCGGTGGCGGACACCATCCGCCGCGCCTGGAAGAAACTGGGCAGCCGCATCAGGAACGTGGCCCTCGCCCTGCCTGCCGGCGCGGTGATCACGAAGAAGATCATCCTTCCCGCCGGCCTGCGGGAGGAGGAACTGGAAGTCCAGGTCGAGGCGGAGGCCAATCAGTACATCCCCTTTGCCCTCGATGAAGTGAATCTGGATTTCCAGGTGCTCGGCCCCGCGCCCAGTGGTCCCGAGGAGGTAGAGGTCCTCATCGCCGCCGCGCGCAAGGAAAAAGTCGAGGATCGCGTGGCCGCGGCGGAAAGTGCCGAACTCAAGGCCGTGGTCATGGACGTGGATTCCTATGCCACCCTCACCGCCTATGAGCTCATCGCGCCGCAGCTCCCCAACGGCGGACGCGGGCAGACGGTGGCCATCGTGGACATCGGCGCCGCCATGATGCACATCAACGTGGTGCACGACAACCAGCCCATCTATCTGCGGGAGCAGACCTTCGGCGGCAACCAGCTCACCCAAGAAATCCAGCGCCGTTACAGCCTTTCCGCGGAAGAGGCGGAAATGGCGAAACGCCAGGGCGGCCTGCCGGAAAACTACGAAACCGAAGTGCTGCAGCCCTTCATGGACACCCTGGCGCTGGAAGTGGCGCGCGCGCTGCAGTTTTTCTTCTCCTCCAGCCAGTTCAGCCACGTGGATCATATCCTGCTTGGCGGCGGCTGCGCCATGCTGCCAGGCCTGGATGAAATTGTCGCCACGCGCACCCAGGTGAGCACCATGATCGCCAACCCCTTCGCCAACATGGCGCTGTCCTCCCGCATCAAGCCGCGCCAGCTCACCCAGGATGCCCCCGCCCTGCTCGTCGCCGCCGGGCTCGCCATGCGGAGGTTCGATACATGA